Part of the Rhinoderma darwinii isolate aRhiDar2 chromosome 2, aRhiDar2.hap1, whole genome shotgun sequence genome, ATCTTCCTGTTGAGTGGATGTTAAAGTAGGGGCTGTGGTGTCCTcccatataatgcctgtaatactgTCAGGACTGTCAATGCTAAGTGAACTGCTAGCATAACCGTTGTCTTCTAATGGGGATCCTGGCCATTCGTTGCACCCCTTTGTTGTCTCTCCAGCTGGCGTGTCCACCACTAACTGCAATATTTCTGCCCCTTCTGGGGGGCTCCTAACTTCTTCCTCTGTTGAAGACAAGCTGATGCCTTCAGACTTAGCAGACCTCATTTTTACCATTGCATTCTTCTTTAGATTGGTTCTGTTATCTTCTAATGAAACCGTGTCACTGGCTTCAAGTAATTTATCTTCCTGGTTACCTTCatctttcttctcctctctccaaTTTTCATTTTTATCATATGTCTCCTCCAAAATGTTGAAGTTAGTATCCTGCTTCCTCTCTTTGTCACTAGGAAATGGTTTGCTTCCCAGAGGCTTGGTGTCAATAAATGGAGAGTGGTGAGGGCTGGTTTCAGGTTTCTGAATGGCAAACATCTTGGTACAATCAGTTCTTTCCTGTTAAAttaaatgtataaaagtcagttTCTCATGAATTTATATTTGTTGTATTTTTATGTACAGTATTACACATCTGTAGAAAAGAAAATATTGTTTAGTAAAGGGAAAACTAATAAACTTTAAAACTTTATTATGACTGTACAATTTACACATAAACCGTAATTGCAGCTCTCACCACCCAGGATAGTTTTCCAAAAAAAGATCTCACATGTCAAGAACTGTATAGAAGTTTTAGGATGAATTACATTTGGCCTTAAAACACATGATAATATAAACGAGATGTCAAATCTATATTGGTTTTAAAGTTTATAGATGACTGACTTATAAATTGTGCCGCCTGACTTAAAGTTGAAAGGCTTtatattttaaatgtttattttgggCTATGAAATAGTTGTTTTGCACAAGATACAGTTTATCCTTTAATGTCACATGAATAGTAAGATACTAAAATAGAAGCTATAATCAAATTGACAGAAGGAACCTTTGTTTCTGTAGAAGACACAAGGGTCTTTGACACCCCCAACATGAAGAGGTCACTAATCCTAAAACAAGGGTattattgttttaaaaaataaaatattcttcTTTCTAAAACCATTTATGTTTTGTAAGGAGTGGTAAATCATGCGTCACATGCTAGATATACATATGTAAACACAATGTTTCCCAGGCAACACTTTCCAAGTCCAACTTTTCAGAATTCTACATGGCTATGAATCTCTCATCTTCCATCTCTGGGGCAAATCTGCATTGTGACAATTTGTATGCAAATTTGAAATAATTGTATTGTTTTGTTCTAAGAAAGGGCACATTTCCTGAATTATGTGTGGCTTAATATAACTAGACAAGAAGCACTTTGTATGAACACCAGTGGTTAGTGGGGCATCTGCTGAGCTTGGGCTTTAGGTGCACTGCCATATATTAAAAGTACAGTTAAttcttttttatggaaaaaaagagATCAGGTTATCACATATTATATTTTCCAACACTATTTTCGTGCAATCTGTCTTAGAAAGTCAACCACATAATCACATCAAAGCTGTCATCAGACCTAAAGCCAACCATACACAGCTCAATTTTTCCACATTTGGAGGAGACTCTACTATGGAGAGACTCTACTATTTTCGTGCAAGCTGAGCAGCACGTCTGTACATCCCAAAAGCctgacatttaaagaggctctgtcaccagattataaatgctctatctcctacataatctgatcggcgctgtaatgtagataacagcagtggtttttattttgaaaaacgataattttttaccaagttatgagcaattttagatttatgctaattagcttcttaatgaccaactgggcatgtttttacttttgaccaagtgggggttgcgaaggggagtgtatgaccctgactaatcagcgaccaatcagcgtcatatacttctcattgttacagcactgatcagattatgtaggagaaaagggcacttattatctggtgacagagcctctttaaatgtcagGCTTTTGGGATGTACAGACGTGCTGCTCAGCTTGCACGA contains:
- the C2H1orf216 gene encoding UPF0500 protein C1orf216 homolog; amino-acid sequence: MFAIQKPETSPHHSPFIDTKPLGSKPFPSDKERKQDTNFNILEETYDKNENWREEKKDEGNQEDKLLEASDTVSLEDNRTNLKKNAMVKMRSAKSEGISLSSTEEEVRSPPEGAEILQLVVDTPAGETTKGCNEWPGSPLEDNGYASSSLSIDSPDSITGIIWEDTTAPTLTSTQQEDPEMENSEDESSSDSESLTLTLTGAFQSLQDQEKLKEQEKEKHHAQLTMYRRLALLRWIRSLQQRVKDQQNRLQESFDTILDNRKEILRYIQHGCNKSPTKEKA